The DNA region GCAAGGTCGCCGTTAGTGTCGCGCACCACCGTCGTCTGCGGCTGGATGGGCGTCGAGGCGACGTCGATAAAGTATTTGCCGTCGAGCGAAGGCGTCACCGCGTGGTCCGCGTTCTCCGGCGTCAGCAGCTTCATGCCGCTGCCGTCGAAGTTGATGCTGTAGTAGTGCGAGAAATACGGGTCGCGGCCCTTCTCCTTGCCCACCGCGAGGAAATAAATCTCACGCGCCCTGGTATCGATCAGCAGCACCTGCGTTACGTTGCCATCGCCGTGCGTGATCTGGTTCTTCAGCTTGCCGTTGCCGTCGTACAGGTACATCTGGCCCCAGCCGTCTCGCTCACTGAACCATAGAAACTCGTTCGACTCCGGTAGAAACCTCCAGTTCGATTTGCCATTGCCCGGCTCGAAGAACTTCGGCGCCGTCTCCGTCATCACCTCGCGCACATCGCCCGTGGCCACGTCGGCCACGCGCAGCCACTCCTGCTTGTGGTCGCGCGATGTTGAAACGAAGGCCAGTTGCTTGCCGTCGTCGCTCCACTGCACGTCCTCCCACTCTCCGTCACCGCCGCGACAGGTGATGTCGTCGCACAGCATCGAGCGATGCTGGTCCGGCGGCATCTTCAGCCGCACCACCTTCGGCATGTCCACATCGACGATCACGCGCTCGATCATCGTCACGTCCTTGTCGCCCACCAGCGGATACTTCCACGCCTTGAGTTTCGGGTGCCCGTTCGTCACCGGCACCAGGTACATCTCGCCCACCTTGCGCTGGTCCTGCTGGAAGGTCGCAATCTTCTTTCCATCCGGCGACCACACAAGAATCGGCCTGTCGCTCGACGACCAGCCTGCGTTGTCGGTCGCATAGCCGTAGTCCTTCACGCCGTCGGTTGTAAGTTGCGTCTCCGCGCCCGTGGCCACATCGCGGATCCACAGGTTCCAGTCGCGGATGAACGCCGCCTTCTTGCCATCGGGAGAGAGCGCGACCGGCGCACGGCGTCCTGAACGCGATCCTGCTGCAATGGGCCGCGCACCGGTCGACACGCACTTGACGTCTGCGCCCAGGTCGCAGCGCCAGCGACGCAGACCAGTCGTCAGGGTCAGCACCTTGTCGCCATCGCTCAGGGCGAACTCCGAGGGAACAAAGTTCCGCTCGAACCGCGTCCCACCAGCACCCGAGGCATTTGAGGTGCGTTCCGAATCGATAAGAGCATTCAGCGCCGACGCTACCTTCGCCTGGTCGAACGCCGGCCCCTTCGTCTTCTTCGCCGGATCAACCAGCATGACCGTTGTGCCGTCGGGTCCGCGATCGCGATACCAGAAGCGGCCATCCCCCAGCCACTGCGGGTTCTCCACGCCGTGATACGCCAGCGGATTGACGTTGTAGTTCATGAAGCTTTCGGCGCGCGCGTAGTCCGCCGCCGTGAGCTGCCTACCCTGCTGCTGTGACCATCCCGTTACTGCAAGCTGTGCGAGCAGCAGCGCCGCCCCCGCGCAAAAAGTCTTTCCTGACGACATTCGTTCGCCTCCAACTGCTTCTGAAACTGTTGCATCCTGAATGAGTGGAGCAAGTCTACGCTCCTCCGCTCCGGCCGGGACAGCAAGAAACTCACTGCTCTTCCTTGCGCTACGGGGCCCCCATGTTGCGCAGCACCTGACGCAGCACGCCCATCCATACCGGAACGTCCTCCACGCTCAGGCCCATGCGCCGTACCAGCCGTCTCACGTCATCCTCTCTGGCATTGGCCGGATGACGCCGCGTGTATCCCGTCCTCTCGAGCACCTCGCCGAGCAGCGATGTGAATCGCTCCACATCGGCCGCCGGCGCCGCCTCGCGAACGCCCGCGCCAACATCCACTCCCGTCGCGCGCACCAGCTCGTAAAGACATACCGCCGCCGCCTGCCCCAGGTTCATCGAAGGATGCCGCACGTCCTCGTGCTCATACATCGGTATGGTCAGCATCCAGTGGCAGTGACCCAGCTCCTCGTTGCTCAACCCCGTCTTCTCCGAACCGAAGAGCAGCGCCACGCGCCCCTTCGGCGCCGCGGCTTCCGCGCGGACCAGCGCCGCGGCCTCGGGCAGCGCGTGCAGCGGATGCTCCAGCGTACGCTCGCCCACGGCGCTCGTTCCGATTACCAGCGTACAGTCGGCGACCGCCTCGGCAACCGAACCGCACACCTGCGCCCCGGCGATTACCTTCGACGCATCCACCGCAGACTTCGCAGTCTCAAGAGGCACGGCGTACTCGTTGATCACGCGCAGGTGCCGGAAGCCGAAGTCGTGCATCGCCCGCGCCACCGCACCGATGTTGTTCGGGTTCCGCGCGCGCACCAGCACTACCACCACGCGCTCCAACAAATCTCCGGGTTTCACATTGCTATTTTAGGGTGCATTGAAGATCAGCCTCTCGTTTTGTTAAGGGCACCCGTTCGACTTCGCTCAAGGCAGGCTCTTAGCCGGGTGCCCTTAACAAGGGTCCAGTAAAAGGCGGCCGGGGTTGAACCCGGCCGCCACTCTAACCAGAAAGACCCCGTCTATCGTGGAGCGCGTTGATCGTTGTGCTTCTCGTTGTAGATCTGCTGGCTCGCGCGGTTTTGTTCGCGGTTCACCTGCTGCCGCTCCTGCTGGTTCAGGTGACCGCCGTTCGCCTGTCTGTCGGTGTGCACCTGCTGGTTGATCTGCGCCTGCCTGTTCTCCGCGCGCGCAGCTTCGTGAGCATTCATCTGCCCGCTGCCGATGCCGTTGGCGATCCTCTGCTGCTGATTTTCGCGGCGCGCATTCACCGTCGACATTGCCATCGTCTGCGGACGGCCATGGTTCACCGAAGCAAGCTGTCCGCGATCGTTGCGCATCGCCTGCTCGTGGGCCACCTGGTTCTGTGTCGCCTGCATGTGGCGTTCGTTGAACGCGGACTGCTCCGAGGCGGAAGGACGGGCCTGCACGCCTCCGTTGCCTCCGTTGTAGCTCACGCGGTTGACGTTGTTCACCACGACAGTCTTGTTGTAGACGTTGGTGACGTGCACATTGGTGATGTTGTTCACCGAGCGGTTATATGCAAACACGCCATGGTTCCAGTAGCCGCCCTCATATCCATAGCCCGTATAGCCGAAGCCGTAGTTCACGCCGCCATAGAAGCCGATGTGCGGACCCCAGTAGCCAGGATGAAAGATGTACGCGCTGCCGCCCCAGCCCCAATAGCCCGGCGTCCACAACATGCCAGCCGCAGGAGGCATCACCCACACGCCCGGAACCCAGTAGTAGCCCGCGGGCCCCCACGCCCAATAGCCCGGCGTCCATAGATAGCCCGGGCCGGGAATTGCTGGCTGCGCATACACCGGCAACACCGGAGGAGGCGTGCCCACCGAAACACCGATTGCAATATTCACTGACGCAAACGAAGCTGCAGGAACGGCAGCAACAGCCACAGCGGCCGCCGCAAGAACCATCGCACGTACTGTCTTCAGGGAACCCATCTTGATAACCTCGGAAAATCGACTTACTTTCAACTCACAGACAGGTAGACACGCATCCGTTTGCGAAGTTTTGGTTTTCAGCCGGATTCGGCACAATCCATTGCAACTAAAGTTGAACGACCTGCCGCAACCATTTGCCCTTTCTTCGCACGCGCCTCCCCCCGTTGAAGACGTTGCTCCCGGCGTTTCCTATGCCGTCATTCTTCTATGAAGAGAGGCGCACCTGTCCGGGGGGATTTGCGAGGAGATTGCATACAGACTTCGATTCGTGCTCTGAGCACACCAGGGGTCAGGATGACGGCGTATAACGAAGTTTATGGATTCCATGATGAACAAACGGTTCAGCATGCCTGGGCGTGATCGCGATAGTAAAGGAGTGGAAGGTGACGACGGAGATTCTTGGTGGTGCGACGGTCGCAGCCGTGGCCGTGGGGGGCACGCTGACGTGGGCTGCGCTGTCGCCGCAGTCGCAGATCTTCGGACGGACGCTGGTCGCTCCCGCGCGACCCGATGAGATTGCGCTGACGTACGACGATGGCCCGAACCCCGCCGCGACGCCGCAGCTGCTGGAGGTGCTGGCGAAGCGGGGTGTTAGCGCGAGCTTCTTTCTGATCGGCAGGTACGTGCGGCAGTGTCCGGCGCTGGTGCGCGATATCGCCGCGGCTGGACACCTGGTTGGCAATCACTCCATGACGCACCCGTGGCTGGCGTGGCAGAGCGCGGCGCGGATTCGCGAAGAGCTCTACGGCGCGAGCGCGGCGATTGAAGACGTTTTGGGTGAGCCGGTGCGCTATTTTCGAGCGCCGCACGGCGCCCGGCGGCCACGGGTGCTGAAGACGGCGCGTGAGATGGGCATGGAGCCGGTGCAGTGGAACGTGATCTGCGGCGACTGGGCCCCGATCGGAGTGGAGAAGATTGTGGGCCGCGCGGCGCGTGGCATCGAACGCAGCCGGCGGCATGGGTTCGCGGCCAACGTGGTGCTGCACGACGGCGGGCAGCATGGGCTTGGCGTGTCGCGCATGGATACGGTGCGGGCGACGGAGCGGTTGATCGAGCGGTATGCCGCGGCGAAGTTTGTCGCGGTGGATGCGTGGGGGGAATAGCGGAATTTCGTGGCGCCTCGGAAAATGCGGGAATTCTTCGGCTTCGCTCGGAATGACACCGAAATGAGACGGGCGGCGCTTCGCCCGGAATGCACGCCTGTTTATGAGATGAAGGCCGGTTGTGACTGGAACGCCTTGCGGGCGGCTTCGAGGATGAGCGCGACCTCTTTGGGGCCGTGGGTTGTTGAGACGAAGGCGGCCTCGAACTGGCTGGGTGGCAGCCAGACGCCGGCGTCGAGCATGGCGCGGTGGAAGCGTCCGAAGGCGGCGGTGTCGGAGGTCGCGGCAGAGGCGAAGTCCGTGACCTCGTTGCCGGTGAAGAACCAAGTGAACATGGAGCCGACCTGGTTCGTTGTCAGCTTAACGCCAGCTTCGTGTGCGATGGCGGCGACGCCTGTGGCGATGGCGGCGGTCGTCCTTTCAAGCTGCGGGTAGATGCTCTGCTCGTTCGCGATGAGGTGTTCGAGCGTGGCGATGCCTGCGGCCATGGCGAGCGGGTTTCCGCTCAGCGTTCCGGCCTGGTAGACGGGGCCGAGTGGCGCGAGGTGGCTCATGATGTCGGCGCGTCCTCCGAAGGCCGCGCAGGGCAGGCCGCCGCCGATGATCTTGCCGAGGGTGGTGAGGTCGGGGGTGATGCCGTAGATCTGCTGCGCGCCGCCGAGCGAGAGCCGGAAGCCGGTCATCACCTCGTCGAGGACGAGCAGAGCGCCGTGCTGGTGCGCGATGTCGCGTAGCCCCTTGAGGTAGCCGGGCAACGGGGCGATGGTGCCTGCGTTGCCGACGACGGGCTCCACGATGATGCAGGCGATCTCTTTGGGACGCGCCTCGAAGGCGGCGCGAACGGCATCGAGGTCGTTGAAAGGCACGGCGATGGTGTGCATGGCGGTCTCCGCCGGAACCCCCGCGGAGCCGGGGATGCCGAGGGTGGCGACCCCGGAGCCTGCCTTGACCAGCATGGCGTCGGAGTGGCCGTGGTAGCAGCCCTCGAACTTGATGACGAAGTTGCGGCCGGTGAATCCGCGGGCGAGGCGGATGGCGGTCATGCAGGCTTCGGTGCCGGAGTTGACGAAGCGCAGTTTTTCGACGGAGGGGAAGCACTTCTGGACGAGCGCGGCCAGGTCGGCTTCGGCGGCGGTGGAGGCTCCGAAGCTGGAGCTGCGGCCGGCGGCCTCGCGGATGGCCTCGACGGCGGGAGGGAAGGCGTGGCCGAGGATCATCGGCCCCCAGGAGCCGAACATGTCGAGGTAGCGGTTGCCGTCCTCATCGTAGAGGTAGGCGCCCTCGGCGCGGGCGACGAAGGGCGGGTCGCCGCCGACGGAGCGGAAGGCGCGGACGGGCGAGTCGACCCCGCCGGGGAGGAGGGATTCGGCGCGTTGCTGCAACTGGCGGGAGCGTGTGTGGGAGAGCGGCATCGAATTCAGTATAAAAGCGTGTGGAGGGCGCGAGGTTTTCGGCGGAGGGTTGGTTCATCCCACCCTTCACGATGAAGCCGTTAAGGGTGGGGCACCCGGGGTACTAACCTTGCTGGGATTGCCATCTCTTCTTGAGGTGTCATTCCGACCGGAGCGGAGTGGAGAGCTTGCCCTGAGCGAAATCGAATGGGAATCTGCTTTCGATCGAGGGGCAACGAGCGATTGCGGTAGAGAAGCGGATCTCTCCACTACGCGGCTTCGCCGCTTCGGTCGAGATGACACGGGGTTGAGATTGAATGACGGCAGACAAGATTTGCGGGTGAGGAGCATGACTGAGGCCGATCGCGCGAAGATCGAAGGGCATCCGGTGCTGCTGTACGACGGCGTTTGCGCGTTGTGCAACGGCCTGGTTCGCTTTGTGCTGAAGCGTGATGCGATGGGCATCTTCCGGTTCGCCGCGCTGCAGAGCGATGTGGCTCGGGAGCTTGTGGGTGACGGAGCAGTTGCGCTGGACGGCGTTGTGCTGGTTGCCGCGGCGCTTACCGCGGAGCAGCGCGTCTACCGGCGAACGGATGCGGTGGTGGAAGCGCTCCGTCTGTTAGGGCATCGCTGGCTGGCGAGGGCGCTGGCCGTGGTGCCGCGAGCGGTGCGCGAGGCGGGGTACGGCGTGGTGGCGCGGCTGCGATACCTGCTCTTCGGGCGATATGAGGTCTGTCCGCTTCCGCCGGTGGAGACGCGCGGACGATTTGCCGGCCTTGTGCGCGCGGGCGAATAGAGAACGCGAAAAATCCTTTGTTTACAGGCCATTTAACGTATACACGCCTCATGCTGCTAGACTGAAAACTCTGCACGACTTCATATTTCTTTCCCCTGGAGAGCACCCTTGCCGGAGAATCTGTCCGCCCCTGATGTGGCAACAGCCGATCGATCGAAACAGAAGTCCGGTGGGACGAAGAGTGTCTCAGGCAAGGCGGCCGCGCCGTCGAAGAAGCCGGTGAGCTATGCCGATGCCGGGGTCGACATCTCGGCGGCGGACAAGTCCAAGCATCGCATCAAGATGCTGGCGCGCAAGACGTTCAACAAGCAGGTGCTGAGCGAAATCGGCGGCTTTGGCGGCCTGTTTGCGCTCGATCTGGAGAAGTACCCGGACCCGGTGCTGGTGTCGTCGGCCGACGGCGTGGGGACGAAGCTGAAGGTCGCCTTCGACCTCGGCATTCATCACACGGTCGGGCAGGACCTGGTGAACCACTGCGTGAACGACATTGCGGTGCAGGGCGCGACGCCGCTGTTCTTCCTCGACTACCTGGCGACAGGCAAGCTGGAGAACTCCGTCGTCGAGACGGTGGTGCAGGGCATCTCCGACGCCTGCCGCGCCAACGGCTGCGCGCTGATCGGCGGCGAGACGGCGCAGATGCCGGGCTTCTACTCCGACGGCGAGTACGATCTTGCCGGAACGATCATCGGCGCGGTGAGCCGCGACAAGATCATTACCGGCGATGGAATCCAGGTGGGCGATGTGCTGCTCGGTTTGCCGTCGAACGGCCTGCACACCAATGGCTACTCGCTGGCGCGCAAGCTGCTGTTCGAGGTGGCGAAGTATGGCCCGGACCAGTACGTCAACGAGCTGAAGGACAAGACCGGCGCGGCGCTGATGCGCGTCCACCGCAGCTATCTTGCGATCGTCAAGAAACTGACGAACGGCGACGTGGTGAGCGGCATGGCGCACATCACCGGCGGTGGCATTACGGAAAATCTGCCGCGTATCTTTCCCAAGGGCGTGGGCGCGCAGGTGGACCTTGCGTCGTGGCAGGTCCCGCCGCTCTTCGAGCATCTGCAGAAGCTGGGCAACGTCGAGCGCGACGAGATGCTGCGCACCTTCAACATGGGCATCGGGATGATCGTGGTAGTGCCGGCGGATAAGGTGAAGAAGGCCAAGGCGATCCTGAACCGCGCCAACGAGCGGCACTTCATCATCGGCAGGATCGTTCGCGGCGAGCGCAAGGTGAGCTACAACTAGCGGCGTGCTTTGCGCGGTGGCTAAGCTGTTTTTTTTGAGACAGAGTCATTCTTGCGTGGAGCTATGTGGGTTTCCCCGCCACTTTGTCATCCTGAGCGAAGGGTTCGCAGCTTTTCGCGAACCCGGAGTCGAAGGACCTGTATTTTTTGTGACTGGTAGATTCTCATCATGGGAAGTGCGGAAATGCAGGTCCTTCGACTCCGCTGCGCTCCGCTCAGGATGACAAAGTGATGCAGGTCCTTCCATTCGACTCTGCCCAGTGCCATGCCGATACCGCTGGCTGCAAACGCTCAGTGCATGTTTCTGACGTAGCGTTCCTTCGCCTGAAGCAGGTCGCTGATGGCGAGCGGTTGCAGCGGCCGCGCTGACCCCAGTTGATGCGCGACGAGACAGATGTGGGCGAAGTGTTCGACCGTCTCCATCTTGAGGAAGGCATCGAGCAGGCTGTCGCCGTAGGTGACGGCGCCGTGGTTCGCCATCAGGATGGCGGAGTGCGTGGGGATGAGATGCGCGAGGCTGGCGGCGAGATCGTCCGTGCCTGTGGTCGCGTATGGGGCAAGCGGAACGGG from Acidobacteriota bacterium includes:
- a CDS encoding polysaccharide deacetylase family protein — encoded protein: MTTEILGGATVAAVAVGGTLTWAALSPQSQIFGRTLVAPARPDEIALTYDDGPNPAATPQLLEVLAKRGVSASFFLIGRYVRQCPALVRDIAAAGHLVGNHSMTHPWLAWQSAARIREELYGASAAIEDVLGEPVRYFRAPHGARRPRVLKTAREMGMEPVQWNVICGDWAPIGVEKIVGRAARGIERSRRHGFAANVVLHDGGQHGLGVSRMDTVRATERLIERYAAAKFVAVDAWGE
- a CDS encoding DUF393 domain-containing protein; amino-acid sequence: MTEADRAKIEGHPVLLYDGVCALCNGLVRFVLKRDAMGIFRFAALQSDVARELVGDGAVALDGVVLVAAALTAEQRVYRRTDAVVEALRLLGHRWLARALAVVPRAVREAGYGVVARLRYLLFGRYEVCPLPPVETRGRFAGLVRAGE
- a CDS encoding DPP IV N-terminal domain-containing protein, which produces MNYNVNPLAYHGVENPQWLGDGRFWYRDRGPDGTTVMLVDPAKKTKGPAFDQAKVASALNALIDSERTSNASGAGGTRFERNFVPSEFALSDGDKVLTLTTGLRRWRCDLGADVKCVSTGARPIAAGSRSGRRAPVALSPDGKKAAFIRDWNLWIRDVATGAETQLTTDGVKDYGYATDNAGWSSSDRPILVWSPDGKKIATFQQDQRKVGEMYLVPVTNGHPKLKAWKYPLVGDKDVTMIERVIVDVDMPKVVRLKMPPDQHRSMLCDDITCRGGDGEWEDVQWSDDGKQLAFVSTSRDHKQEWLRVADVATGDVREVMTETAPKFFEPGNGKSNWRFLPESNEFLWFSERDGWGQMYLYDGNGKLKNQITHGDGNVTQVLLIDTRAREIYFLAVGKEKGRDPYFSHYYSINFDGSGMKLLTPENADHAVTPSLDGKYFIDVASTPIQPQTTVVRDTNGDLAMDVARQDIAKLMMMGWVPPTPITVKARDGKTDLYGFLFKPTKFDPAKKYPIVNNVYPGPQTGSCGSRSFSASHRDMQSLAELGFVVVCIDGMGTPWRSKAFHEFYYGNLGDNTIPDQVAGMKELAKRYPWIDISRAGMYGHSGGGNATAAAMFNYPDFFKVGIAESGNHDQRDYEDDWAERWAGLEVKNADGTSNYDSQANQTIAKNLKGKLLLAHGTMDNNVPPNNTLLVVDALIKANKDFDLLLIPNVAHGYAEASPYMTRRRWDYFVKNLAGNAPPLEYKMKPWVQAQAALAGGGPSDDEQ
- a CDS encoding phosphoribosylformylglycinamidine cyclo-ligase, which produces MATADRSKQKSGGTKSVSGKAAAPSKKPVSYADAGVDISAADKSKHRIKMLARKTFNKQVLSEIGGFGGLFALDLEKYPDPVLVSSADGVGTKLKVAFDLGIHHTVGQDLVNHCVNDIAVQGATPLFFLDYLATGKLENSVVETVVQGISDACRANGCALIGGETAQMPGFYSDGEYDLAGTIIGAVSRDKIITGDGIQVGDVLLGLPSNGLHTNGYSLARKLLFEVAKYGPDQYVNELKDKTGAALMRVHRSYLAIVKKLTNGDVVSGMAHITGGGITENLPRIFPKGVGAQVDLASWQVPPLFEHLQKLGNVERDEMLRTFNMGIGMIVVVPADKVKKAKAILNRANERHFIIGRIVRGERKVSYN
- a CDS encoding YXWGXW repeat-containing protein; this encodes MGSLKTVRAMVLAAAAVAVAAVPAASFASVNIAIGVSVGTPPPVLPVYAQPAIPGPGYLWTPGYWAWGPAGYYWVPGVWVMPPAAGMLWTPGYWGWGGSAYIFHPGYWGPHIGFYGGVNYGFGYTGYGYEGGYWNHGVFAYNRSVNNITNVHVTNVYNKTVVVNNVNRVSYNGGNGGVQARPSASEQSAFNERHMQATQNQVAHEQAMRNDRGQLASVNHGRPQTMAMSTVNARRENQQQRIANGIGSGQMNAHEAARAENRQAQINQQVHTDRQANGGHLNQQERQQVNREQNRASQQIYNEKHNDQRAPR
- a CDS encoding TrmJ/YjtD family RNA methyltransferase; the encoded protein is MKPGDLLERVVVVLVRARNPNNIGAVARAMHDFGFRHLRVINEYAVPLETAKSAVDASKVIAGAQVCGSVAEAVADCTLVIGTSAVGERTLEHPLHALPEAAALVRAEAAAPKGRVALLFGSEKTGLSNEELGHCHWMLTIPMYEHEDVRHPSMNLGQAAAVCLYELVRATGVDVGAGVREAAPAADVERFTSLLGEVLERTGYTRRHPANAREDDVRRLVRRMGLSVEDVPVWMGVLRQVLRNMGAP
- the hemL gene encoding glutamate-1-semialdehyde 2,1-aminomutase, whose protein sequence is MPLSHTRSRQLQQRAESLLPGGVDSPVRAFRSVGGDPPFVARAEGAYLYDEDGNRYLDMFGSWGPMILGHAFPPAVEAIREAAGRSSSFGASTAAEADLAALVQKCFPSVEKLRFVNSGTEACMTAIRLARGFTGRNFVIKFEGCYHGHSDAMLVKAGSGVATLGIPGSAGVPAETAMHTIAVPFNDLDAVRAAFEARPKEIACIIVEPVVGNAGTIAPLPGYLKGLRDIAHQHGALLVLDEVMTGFRLSLGGAQQIYGITPDLTTLGKIIGGGLPCAAFGGRADIMSHLAPLGPVYQAGTLSGNPLAMAAGIATLEHLIANEQSIYPQLERTTAAIATGVAAIAHEAGVKLTTNQVGSMFTWFFTGNEVTDFASAATSDTAAFGRFHRAMLDAGVWLPPSQFEAAFVSTTHGPKEVALILEAARKAFQSQPAFIS